A single region of the Hippoglossus hippoglossus isolate fHipHip1 chromosome 17, fHipHip1.pri, whole genome shotgun sequence genome encodes:
- the gpbp1l1 gene encoding vasculin-like protein 1 has product MAQHDFVPAWLNFSTPQPAKSPAANLDKQGEPHHHRDGRASVSRRRHNSSDGFFNNGSLRPPAGDGWQQPSLLLRHDSVDSGVAKGGHGGLAGGSCWKETPSWHGAPRGAQDGHHHQGRHPKRGAGDRDRQVGHRQRNGIFHPRKGTSYPDKFPNEERKDGKDDKLKFVEEDFPSLNPETTGKPGTQMRAVAPHAGVWENPPSGKQLVSKMLVIKKVSKEDPSTAFSAGFATAGALPTNGNKAPIAGSSVYKNLVPKPVVAPTKSTQWKSSGREITKSGLHMPGRDSVFTSPVSGAKPSTPVSAQLHNAPKEHPSSTTPPIDIAPSRLKLMRRGPDRKSEFLRALKDEVTGELTTSSSPGTSGEGESNTPEPKAYSEEVCHENGLSYSLSDSDTEHLSSSLEAEHRLLKAMGWQEYPENDDNFLPLTEDELREFQTKTEQLKRNGMQRNGVLPRPRGVTLHFTPWRSVAEAHVEEGSESETSSSSQTSDDDDCIKS; this is encoded by the exons ATGGCGCAGCATGACTTTGTCCCTGCCTGGCTTAACTTCTCCACGCCCCAGCCtgccaag TCCCCTGCTGCCAACCTTGATAAACAAGGTGAGCCCCACCACCACAGAGACGGCAGAGCTTCTGtgagccgccgccgccacaACTCTTCTGATGGTTTCTTCAACAACGGCTCCCTGCGTCCTCCAGCAG GTGACGGATGGCAGCAGCCCTCTCTGCTTCTGAGGCATGACTCGGTGGACTCGGGGGTGGCCAAAGGAGGACATGGTGGGCTGGCAGGGGGATCGTGTTGGAAGGAAACACCCAGCTGGCATGGAGCCCCACGGGGTGCCCAGGACGGCCACCACCACCAGGGACGCCACCCCAAACGGGGAGCAGGCGACAGGGACAGGCAGGTGGGGCACCGGCAGCGCAATGGCATCTTCCATCCCCGCAAGGGCACCTCATACCCGGACAAGTTTCCCAACGAGGAACGCAAAGACGGCAAGGACGACAAGCTGAAGTTCGTGGAAGAGGACTTT cCTTCCCTCAACCCTGAAACAACTGGAAAGCCTGGGACTCAGATGCGAGCAGTGGCTCCCCATGCTGGAGTGTGGG AAAACCCCCCTAGTGGCAAACAGTTGGTTTCCAAAATGCTGGTTATCAAGAAAGTTTCCAAGGAGGACCCCAGCACAGCCTTCTCTGCGGGGTTTGCCACTGCCGGCGCCCTGCCAACCAACGGCAACAAAGCTCCCATTGCAGGCTCCAGTGTCTACAAGAACCTGGTCCCAAAACCTGTTGTGGCCCCCACCAAA AGCACCCAGTGGAAATCCAGTGGTAGAGAGATCACCAAGTCTGGCCTCCACATGCCAGGCCGAGATTCAGTCTTCACCAGCCCTGTCTCTGGAGCCAAACCCAGCACCCCAGTCAGTGCACAGCTGCACAACGCCCCAAAAGAG CACCCTTCCAGCACGACTCCTCCCATAGACATCGCCCCGTCGAGGCTGAAGCTGATGCGGCGCGGTCCAGACCGTAAGAGTGAGTTCCTGCGAGCTCTGAAGGACGAGGTCACTGGAGAGCTGACGACGAGCAGCAGCCCGGGCACATCAGGAGAG ggCGAAAGCAACACGCCAGAGCCAAAAGCCTACAGCGAAGAAGTCTGTCATGAGAACGGTCTGTCCTACTCCCTCAGCGACTCAGACACCGAACACCTGTCCAGCTCCCTGGAGGCAGAGCACAG GTTGCTGAAGGCCATGGGCTGGCAGGAGTACCCAGAAAATGATGACAACTTCCTGCCTCtgacagaggacgagctgagagaGTTCCAGACTAAAACCGAACAG CTGAAGAGGAACGGCATGCAGAGGAACGGGGTTCTCCCAAGGCCGCGGGGTGTCACCCTCCACTTCACCCCCTGGAGGAGTGTGGCGGAGGCGCACGTCGAGGAGGGCTCGGAGTCCGAAACCAGTAGCAGCAGCCAGACCTCTGACGATGACGACTGCATCAAATCCTAA